A window from Carassius auratus strain Wakin chromosome 48, ASM336829v1, whole genome shotgun sequence encodes these proteins:
- the LOC113065502 gene encoding transmembrane protein 269-like isoform X4, with protein sequence MMLLTPTSAFFQDANKLLLNEQANWVHLKEFARKNAANALSVANMVMGMASILCSLNGHHHAACWLVLIGYLLDLADGAVARRLNACSALGAKLDDFADFTTFGIATSLILRTPSLLDNIMCMLYVLSVFTRLCFFSSGVPFMYRGLPCIYSSAILVCVSLLTGGNMTVLRILALAMILFMVSQNFYPHDRVLESQAWKKGVYIGGVVMVFCSSFPPACVYYLLWSVSYILFPTTLWSSKV encoded by the exons ATGATGCTCCTGACTCCCACATCTG CCTTTTTCCAGGACGCTAACAAACTGCTCCTAAACGAACAGGCTAACTGGGTGCATCTAAAGGAGTTTGCCCGTAAAAATGCTGCCAATGCTCTTTCTGTTGCCAACATGGTCATGGGCATGGCCTCAATCCTCTGCAGTCTCAATGG CCATCATCATGCTGCGTGCTGGCTGGTTCTGATCGGTTACCTGCTGGATTTGGCAGATGGAGCGGTTGCTAGGCGACTAAATGCGTGTTCTGCACTGG GTGCAAAGTTGGATGATTTTGCTGATTTTACAACATTTGGAATAGCAACATCTCTTATATTAAGGACACCCAGTCTTTTGGATAACATCATGTGCATGTTGTATGTGCTGTCTGTTTTTACTCGTCTCTGCTTCTTCTCTAGTG GAGTCCCATTCATGTATCGTGGCCTACCATGCATCTACTCCTCTGCCATCctggtgtgtgtttctctgcttACTGGAGGAAATATGACAGTACTGAGAATCCTAGCATTGGCCATGATTCTCTTCATGGTCAGTCAGAACTTCTACCCTCATGACAGAGTACTGGAGTCTCAGGCCTGGAAGAAGGGGGTCTACATTGGAG GAGTTGTCATGGTGTTttgctcctccttccctccagcaTGTGTTTACTACTTGTTATGGTCAGTTTCCTACATACTGTTTCCAACAACCCTATGGAGCAGCAAAGTGTAA
- the LOC113065502 gene encoding transmembrane protein 269-like isoform X1 → MCCVSLTVFFQMKSRLKSTGFGITSSSAFFQDANKLLLNEQANWVHLKEFARKNAANALSVANMVMGMASILCSLNGHHHAACWLVLIGYLLDLADGAVARRLNACSALGAKLDDFADFTTFGIATSLILRTPSLLDNIMCMLYVLSVFTRLCFFSSGVPFMYRGLPCIYSSAILVCVSLLTGGNMTVLRILALAMILFMVSQNFYPHDRVLESQAWKKGVYIGGVVMVFCSSFPPACVYYLLWSVSYILFPTTLWSSKV, encoded by the exons ATGTGCTGTGTCTCATTGACTGTTTTCTTTCAGATGAAGAGTCGCTTGAAATCAACTGGCTTTGGAATCACATCAAGTTCAG CCTTTTTCCAGGACGCTAACAAACTGCTCCTAAACGAACAGGCTAACTGGGTGCATCTAAAGGAGTTTGCCCGTAAAAATGCTGCCAATGCTCTTTCTGTTGCCAACATGGTCATGGGCATGGCCTCAATCCTCTGCAGTCTCAATGG CCATCATCATGCTGCGTGCTGGCTGGTTCTGATCGGTTACCTGCTGGATTTGGCAGATGGAGCGGTTGCTAGGCGACTAAATGCGTGTTCTGCACTGG GTGCAAAGTTGGATGATTTTGCTGATTTTACAACATTTGGAATAGCAACATCTCTTATATTAAGGACACCCAGTCTTTTGGATAACATCATGTGCATGTTGTATGTGCTGTCTGTTTTTACTCGTCTCTGCTTCTTCTCTAGTG GAGTCCCATTCATGTATCGTGGCCTACCATGCATCTACTCCTCTGCCATCctggtgtgtgtttctctgcttACTGGAGGAAATATGACAGTACTGAGAATCCTAGCATTGGCCATGATTCTCTTCATGGTCAGTCAGAACTTCTACCCTCATGACAGAGTACTGGAGTCTCAGGCCTGGAAGAAGGGGGTCTACATTGGAG GAGTTGTCATGGTGTTttgctcctccttccctccagcaTGTGTTTACTACTTGTTATGGTCAGTTTCCTACATACTGTTTCCAACAACCCTATGGAGCAGCAAAGTGTAA
- the LOC113065502 gene encoding transmembrane protein 269-like isoform X3 codes for MKSRLKSTGFGITSSSAFFQDANKLLLNEQANWVHLKEFARKNAANALSVANMVMGMASILCSLNGHHHAACWLVLIGYLLDLADGAVARRLNACSALGAKLDDFADFTTFGIATSLILRTPSLLDNIMCMLYVLSVFTRLCFFSSGVPFMYRGLPCIYSSAILVCVSLLTGGNMTVLRILALAMILFMVSQNFYPHDRVLESQAWKKGVYIGGVVMVFCSSFPPACVYYLLWSVSYILFPTTLWSSKV; via the exons ATGAAGAGTCGCTTGAAATCAACTGGCTTTGGAATCACATCAAGTTCAG CCTTTTTCCAGGACGCTAACAAACTGCTCCTAAACGAACAGGCTAACTGGGTGCATCTAAAGGAGTTTGCCCGTAAAAATGCTGCCAATGCTCTTTCTGTTGCCAACATGGTCATGGGCATGGCCTCAATCCTCTGCAGTCTCAATGG CCATCATCATGCTGCGTGCTGGCTGGTTCTGATCGGTTACCTGCTGGATTTGGCAGATGGAGCGGTTGCTAGGCGACTAAATGCGTGTTCTGCACTGG GTGCAAAGTTGGATGATTTTGCTGATTTTACAACATTTGGAATAGCAACATCTCTTATATTAAGGACACCCAGTCTTTTGGATAACATCATGTGCATGTTGTATGTGCTGTCTGTTTTTACTCGTCTCTGCTTCTTCTCTAGTG GAGTCCCATTCATGTATCGTGGCCTACCATGCATCTACTCCTCTGCCATCctggtgtgtgtttctctgcttACTGGAGGAAATATGACAGTACTGAGAATCCTAGCATTGGCCATGATTCTCTTCATGGTCAGTCAGAACTTCTACCCTCATGACAGAGTACTGGAGTCTCAGGCCTGGAAGAAGGGGGTCTACATTGGAG GAGTTGTCATGGTGTTttgctcctccttccctccagcaTGTGTTTACTACTTGTTATGGTCAGTTTCCTACATACTGTTTCCAACAACCCTATGGAGCAGCAAAGTGTAA
- the LOC113065502 gene encoding transmembrane protein 269-like isoform X2 produces MHCQMELLCNCSCFFLVAFFQDANKLLLNEQANWVHLKEFARKNAANALSVANMVMGMASILCSLNGHHHAACWLVLIGYLLDLADGAVARRLNACSALGAKLDDFADFTTFGIATSLILRTPSLLDNIMCMLYVLSVFTRLCFFSSGVPFMYRGLPCIYSSAILVCVSLLTGGNMTVLRILALAMILFMVSQNFYPHDRVLESQAWKKGVYIGGVVMVFCSSFPPACVYYLLWSVSYILFPTTLWSSKV; encoded by the exons ATGCACTGCCAAATGGAACTGTTGTGTAATTGCTCATGTTTCTTTTTGGTAGCCTTTTTCCAGGACGCTAACAAACTGCTCCTAAACGAACAGGCTAACTGGGTGCATCTAAAGGAGTTTGCCCGTAAAAATGCTGCCAATGCTCTTTCTGTTGCCAACATGGTCATGGGCATGGCCTCAATCCTCTGCAGTCTCAATGG CCATCATCATGCTGCGTGCTGGCTGGTTCTGATCGGTTACCTGCTGGATTTGGCAGATGGAGCGGTTGCTAGGCGACTAAATGCGTGTTCTGCACTGG GTGCAAAGTTGGATGATTTTGCTGATTTTACAACATTTGGAATAGCAACATCTCTTATATTAAGGACACCCAGTCTTTTGGATAACATCATGTGCATGTTGTATGTGCTGTCTGTTTTTACTCGTCTCTGCTTCTTCTCTAGTG GAGTCCCATTCATGTATCGTGGCCTACCATGCATCTACTCCTCTGCCATCctggtgtgtgtttctctgcttACTGGAGGAAATATGACAGTACTGAGAATCCTAGCATTGGCCATGATTCTCTTCATGGTCAGTCAGAACTTCTACCCTCATGACAGAGTACTGGAGTCTCAGGCCTGGAAGAAGGGGGTCTACATTGGAG GAGTTGTCATGGTGTTttgctcctccttccctccagcaTGTGTTTACTACTTGTTATGGTCAGTTTCCTACATACTGTTTCCAACAACCCTATGGAGCAGCAAAGTGTAA